One window from the genome of Garra rufa chromosome 1, GarRuf1.0, whole genome shotgun sequence encodes:
- the rab11fip4a gene encoding rab11 family-interacting protein 4A isoform X2 gives MGGRDVQESDMESAGDSGAGSESSEGGRHDKEEGLGALFLHGNNCGQMVSSAAASVISVEEQFEDYGEGEDVDFTPSSPIPDDDTRTNGFSDLGSSLPSSAGQTPQKIRHLYNSELLDVYCSQCCKKVNLLNDLEARLKNLKANSPNRKISSTAFGRQLFHHSNFSSSQGSTEDLFRDSIDSCDIDITEKVSYLEKKITELENDSLANGDLKSKLKQENTQLVHRVHELEEQIKDQETRAEQCLEEELKRHREAYSKMERDKSTEIELLSNRVQQLEEENAEMKVNVCRLKSQTEKLDQEKQRMTDKLEDTSLRLKDEMDLYRKMMDKLWQNRHEFQKEREAMQELIEDLRRELEHLQLFKLETEKPGRGRSAAGLSEYNAKTREIELEHEVKRLKQENHKLRDQNDDLNGQILSLSLYEAKNLFACHTKAQSLAAEIDNASRDELVEALKEQEEINFRLRQYMDKIILAILDHNPSILEIKH, from the exons ATGGGTGGACGGGACGTGCAGGAATCAGACATGGAGAGTGCAGGAGACAGCGGGGCAGGATCTGAATCTTCTGAAGGAGGGCGTCATGATAAAGAAGAAGGACTGGGTGCACTCTTTCTACATGGAAACAA CTGTGGTCAGATGGTTTCGTCAGCAGCGGCTTCAGTAATCTCAGTGGAGGAGCAGTTTGAGGACTATGGAGAGGGAGAAGATGTGGATTTTACTCCCAGCAGCCCCATCCCTGATGATGACACACGTACCAATGGTTTCTCTGACTTGGGCTCCTCTCTGCCCTCCAG TGCTGGACAGACCCCTCAGAAGATCAGGCACCTGTACAACAGTGAGCTTCTGGATGTTTACTGCTCTCAGTGCTGCAAGAAAGTCAACCTGCTCAATGACCTAGAGGCCAGACTCAAGAACCTCAAAGCTAACAG CCCAAACCGGAAAATTTCCAGTACAGCATTTGGTCG TCAGCTCTTCCACCACAGTAACTTCAGCAGCAGTCAGGGCAGCACAGAGGACCTGTTCAGAGACAGCATCGACTCCTGTGACATTGACATCACTGAGAAG GTGAGTTATTTGGAAAAGAAGATAACAGAGCTTGAGAACGACAGTCTGGCGAATGGAGATCTGAAATCTAAACTTAAACAGGAAAACACACAACTAGTTCACAG GGTACATGAGCTGGAGGAGCAGATCAAAGATCAGGAGACGCGTGCAGAGCAATGTTTAGAGGAGGAGCTAAAGAGACACAGAGAGGCCTATAGTAAGATGGAGAGAGACAAGAGTACTGAGATTGAACTGCTTAGTAACAG GGTTCAGCAGCTGGAAGAGGAGAATGCAGAGATGAAAGTGAACGTGTGCAGACTCAAGTCTCAAACTGAGAAACTGGACCAG GAGAAGCAACGCATGACAGATAAACTGGAAGATACAAGCTTGCGTTTGAAGGATGAGATGGATCTGTATAGGAAAATGATGGATAAACTTTGGCAGAACAGACATGAGTTTCAGAAGGAGCGAGAGGCCATGCAGGAG CTGATTGAGGACTTGCGGCGTGAACTGGAGCACCTACAACTTTTTAAACTGGAGACTGAGAAGCCCGGCCGAGGCCGTAGCGCCGCAGGGCTGTCCGAGTACAATGCCAAGACTCGAGAGATTGAACTGGAGCATGAAGTAAAACGGCTTAAGCAG GAAAACCATAAACTCAGAGACCAGAACGATGATCTGAATGGACAGATTCTCAGCCTCAGCCTATACGAGGCCAAAAACCTGTTTGCTTGCCACACCAAGGCCCAGTCGCTGGCAGCAGAGATAGACAATGCCTCCAGAGATGAG CTTGTTGAAGCTTTGAAAGAACAAGAGGAGATCAACTTCCGTTTAAGGCAGTACATGGACAAGATCATCCTGGCTATCCTCGACCACAACCCCTCCATTTTAGAGATCAAGCATTAG